A single window of Elusimicrobiota bacterium DNA harbors:
- the rpsS gene encoding 30S ribosomal protein S19, with the protein MSRSTKKGPYIDEKLLKKVEIQNSSGQKTLIKTWARASVIPPEFVGHTFGVHNGKKFISVYITENMVGHRLGEFSPTRFFRGHGAAHTKEALEKT; encoded by the coding sequence GGTCCGTATATTGACGAGAAACTGTTAAAAAAAGTTGAAATACAAAACAGTTCCGGGCAAAAAACACTTATCAAAACATGGGCACGCGCGTCTGTGATACCGCCGGAATTTGTCGGACATACATTTGGCGTTCACAACGGCAAGAAATTTATCTCCGTCTATATCACAGAAAATATGGTAGGACACCGGCTGGGCGAATTTTCGCCAACCAGATTTTTCAGAGGACACGGTGCCGCACATACAAAAGAGGCATTAGAAAAAACC